Proteins from a genomic interval of Hydrogenispora ethanolica:
- a CDS encoding GNAT family N-acetyltransferase produces the protein MELSGTKIRLRPLAIKDLATMAQWNCDPELQSFVDCDLPSDPQQLERWYHANVPDRNYQIFAMETLAGELIGDMELDHICWNKREAELRIRIGDRRYWGQGLGSQAIQLMLNYTMGERGFNRIYLRVYEFNERAIHCYLKNGFQQIGILQRRRSDWKNIILMEIKRQKFIGAAACQQAG, from the coding sequence ATGGAATTGAGTGGAACCAAAATCCGGCTTCGCCCGTTAGCTATCAAAGATCTGGCGACGATGGCCCAATGGAATTGCGACCCGGAATTGCAGTCTTTCGTCGACTGCGATCTTCCGAGCGACCCTCAGCAATTAGAACGCTGGTACCATGCGAATGTTCCCGATCGCAACTATCAAATATTTGCCATGGAGACCCTGGCCGGAGAGTTGATCGGCGATATGGAGCTGGATCATATCTGTTGGAATAAACGCGAGGCGGAATTGCGGATTCGCATCGGGGACCGGCGCTACTGGGGACAGGGCCTGGGCAGCCAGGCCATTCAACTGATGCTGAACTATACCATGGGCGAGCGGGGTTTTAACCGGATTTACCTTCGGGTTTATGAGTTCAACGAGCGGGCGATTCATTGCTACCTGAAGAACGGTTTCCAGCAGATCGGGATTCTCCAGCGCCGGCGGAGCGATTGGAAGAATATTATCCTGATGGAGATCAAACGGCAAAAATTTATTGGAGCCGCAGCCTGCCAACAGGCGGGTTAA
- the speD gene encoding adenosylmethionine decarboxylase — protein METFDTVGAHVLADFWGCRFEKLNDAEFLMNCLRKAASSAKMTVLGEESFKFEPQGFTGLLLLSESHISIHTYPERGFAAIDVYTCGGGMTQKAIEFLKESLEPETVHQMVVRRGLPDEEFAVNAS, from the coding sequence ATGGAAACTTTTGATACTGTAGGTGCTCACGTTCTGGCAGACTTTTGGGGCTGCCGGTTCGAAAAGCTCAATGATGCAGAGTTCCTGATGAATTGTTTGCGGAAGGCCGCAAGCAGCGCCAAAATGACAGTCCTCGGGGAGGAGTCTTTTAAGTTTGAACCGCAAGGATTTACCGGTCTCCTTTTGCTTTCGGAGAGTCATATCTCGATTCATACTTATCCCGAACGGGGTTTCGCCGCGATCGATGTGTATACGTGCGGCGGCGGTATGACGCAGAAAGCCATCGAGTTTCTGAAGGAATCTCTCGAACCGGAGACCGTCCATCAGATGGTGGTCCGGCGCGGTCTGCCAGATGAAGAGTTCGCGGTAAACGCTTCTTAA
- the rny gene encoding ribonuclease Y codes for MISIQYFLGIIIGSVLGFAAAYIYGKIQVESAKEQARKIIEEAHKEVESIKREALLEAKEEALKVKNELERENRERRADIQRLEKRLLQKEESLDRKYEVLEKKEEALTKKDAEVERLKNEVQEIHQKHRHELERISGLTTEEAKTLLLKDVEEEIQQEVAIKIRDLEARAKEESDRKAREIISLAIQRCAADHVAEATVSVVALPNDEMKGRIIGREGRNIRALETLTGVDLIIDDTPEAVILSGFDPIRREVARLALEKLIVDGRIHPARIEEMVEKSQKEVDAIIKEEGERATFETGIHGLHFELVKLLGRLKYRTSYGQNVLNHSIEVAHLCGIMAGELGADVTLAKRAGLLHDIGKAVNHEVEGPHVTIGADLAKKYRETPLIVNAIAAHHGDVEPASVEAVLVQACDAVSAARPGARRETLETYIKRLEKLEKIADSFEGVEKAYAIQAGREIRIMVKPDRIDDLNAVRIAREIVKRIEDELEYPGQIKVTVIRETRAVDYAK; via the coding sequence GTGATTAGCATCCAATATTTCTTAGGAATCATCATCGGTTCAGTCCTTGGGTTTGCCGCCGCGTATATTTATGGAAAAATTCAAGTCGAATCAGCGAAGGAACAAGCGCGTAAGATTATTGAGGAAGCCCACAAGGAAGTCGAGTCGATTAAGCGCGAGGCATTGCTTGAGGCGAAAGAGGAAGCTTTAAAGGTAAAAAACGAACTCGAACGGGAAAACCGCGAGCGTCGTGCCGATATTCAACGTTTGGAGAAACGACTTTTACAGAAGGAAGAATCCCTTGATCGGAAATACGAAGTTTTAGAGAAGAAAGAGGAAGCCTTAACCAAAAAAGATGCCGAAGTCGAACGGTTGAAAAACGAAGTTCAGGAAATCCATCAGAAGCATCGTCATGAATTGGAGCGAATCTCGGGTTTGACCACGGAGGAAGCGAAGACGCTCCTGCTCAAGGATGTGGAAGAAGAGATCCAACAAGAGGTCGCCATTAAGATCCGCGATTTGGAGGCTAGAGCAAAAGAGGAATCCGACCGGAAAGCCCGGGAGATCATCTCTCTCGCCATCCAGCGCTGTGCCGCGGATCATGTGGCGGAGGCCACCGTTTCCGTGGTAGCGCTGCCGAACGATGAGATGAAAGGCAGGATCATCGGCCGTGAGGGCCGGAACATCCGGGCGCTGGAGACCTTGACCGGGGTCGATCTGATCATCGACGATACGCCCGAGGCAGTGATCCTCTCCGGATTTGATCCGATTCGCCGCGAAGTCGCCCGCCTGGCGTTGGAGAAACTGATCGTGGACGGGCGGATTCACCCGGCCCGGATCGAAGAGATGGTGGAAAAGTCCCAGAAAGAAGTGGACGCCATCATCAAGGAAGAGGGCGAACGGGCCACTTTTGAAACGGGCATTCACGGGCTCCATTTTGAACTGGTAAAACTCTTGGGACGGTTGAAGTACCGGACCAGTTACGGACAGAACGTTTTGAATCACTCCATTGAGGTCGCCCATTTGTGCGGCATCATGGCCGGAGAGCTCGGCGCCGATGTGACTCTTGCCAAGCGCGCCGGATTGCTCCATGATATCGGCAAAGCAGTCAATCATGAAGTGGAAGGACCCCACGTAACCATCGGCGCGGATCTCGCCAAGAAATACCGGGAGACCCCGCTCATCGTCAATGCCATCGCCGCTCATCACGGCGATGTCGAACCGGCCTCGGTAGAGGCGGTGCTGGTGCAAGCTTGCGATGCGGTCTCGGCGGCCCGGCCGGGCGCCCGCCGTGAGACTTTGGAGACCTATATCAAGCGTCTCGAAAAACTGGAGAAGATCGCCGACTCTTTTGAAGGGGTCGAAAAAGCGTACGCGATTCAAGCCGGACGGGAGATTCGGATCATGGTCAAACCGGACCGGATCGATGACCTGAACGCAGTGCGGATCGCCCGGGAGATCGTCAAACGGATCGAGGATGAACTGGAATATCCCGGTCAGATCAAGGTGACTGTCATCCGCGAAACCAGAGCGGTCGATTATGCGAAATAA
- a CDS encoding N-acetylmuramoyl-L-alanine amidase has translation MARRRLFVLWLRGDHLYWMVVGLSLLVGVWLYSQPAIWTNLPLSGLVSGKKVAIDAGHGGDDPGARSREGLLEKELNLDIALRLKRFLSRVNVYCVMIRETDCDFSEGPEQLRHQKRQDLINRVRMAGQSGADIYLSLHANSFPESRYRGAQTFYGPGNPDSRRLAEAIQKQLVGRLGPNNRRAKPGNFRVLQDSRMPAAIIEVGFLSNPEEAALLGRPEYRERVAEAICQGVIDYFSGRG, from the coding sequence TTGGCTCGAAGGCGGCTCTTCGTTCTATGGTTGCGGGGCGATCATCTGTATTGGATGGTAGTGGGTCTCAGTCTTTTGGTGGGGGTGTGGCTATACTCCCAACCGGCGATCTGGACCAACCTGCCTTTATCCGGACTGGTTTCCGGCAAAAAAGTGGCCATCGACGCCGGCCATGGCGGCGACGATCCAGGCGCCCGCTCCCGGGAGGGATTGCTTGAGAAAGAGTTGAATCTGGATATCGCGTTGCGTTTGAAACGTTTCCTGTCACGGGTCAATGTGTATTGCGTGATGATTCGCGAGACCGACTGCGACTTCAGCGAGGGGCCGGAACAGTTGCGCCACCAAAAACGGCAGGACTTGATCAATCGGGTCCGGATGGCCGGGCAAAGCGGCGCGGATATTTACCTGTCGCTGCATGCCAACAGCTTTCCCGAGAGCCGCTACCGGGGCGCCCAAACTTTTTACGGACCGGGTAACCCCGATTCCCGGCGTTTAGCCGAAGCCATCCAGAAGCAACTGGTCGGGCGGCTCGGCCCCAACAACCGGCGGGCCAAACCGGGTAATTTCCGGGTTCTGCAAGACAGCCGGATGCCGGCGGCCATCATTGAAGTGGGTTTCCTTTCCAACCCCGAGGAGGCGGCGCTCCTCGGCCGGCCGGAATATCGCGAACGGGTGGCCGAGGCGATTTGCCAGGGCGTGATCGACTATTTCAGCGGCAGGGGATGA
- the ileS gene encoding isoleucine--tRNA ligase, which produces MGKFWDVETKVPVNQREETMLQKWQAEKIIERSVSEREGAPRFIFYEGPPTANGKPGIHHVLARTLKDTVCRYQTMQGYQVNRKAGWDTHGLPVELEVEKQLGFSSKQQIEAYGIEGFNTKCRESVFTYEREWRRMTERIGYWIDMDHPYITLDNNYIESVWWILKRFFDEGMIYEGHKIMPYCPRCGTPLASHEVSLGYKDETIDSIYIRMKAADRPDEYFLVWTTTPWTLPSNVALAVNPEFTYVRARRPEDEAVYILVRERVEAVLGKEAEILEEFKGEALLGRAYEQFLPFIRTDSATAFKVYGADFVSTEDGTGIVHIAPAFGEDDYQLGKKYDLPVLQPVDKEGKFTAVITPWAGRFVREADKDITRYLKAEGKLFSKERLTHSYPYCWRCDTSLLYYARKSWYIATTKYKERLIAANQKVNWFPEHVGKGRFGNWLENMIDWAISRDRYWGTPLNIWRCETCNKLTSVGSRQELAERAIEPVDPAAIELHRPYIDDVHLRCECGGRMTRTTEVIDCWFDSGSMPVAQWHYPFEHQDDFDQLFPADFICEGIDQTRGWFYSLLAIGAFLFGEPPYKNVLVNDLLLDKNGQKMSKTRGNAVDPWQMLEKYGADATRWYLLAVSPPWTPTRFDEDGLKDVSAKFFGTLQNVYSFFTLYANIDGADPASYRIPEAERPEIDRWILSKLNSLIAEVREDMKEYDLTRVVRAIQSFLIDEVSNWYVRRTRDRFWASAMDRDKQAVYRTLWEVLLAVVKLMAPFAPFLADEIYRNLIQGAPGAKDSVHLELYPEANLSLIDKTLEEHMGLVIDLVSLGRAARNKVQIKVRQPLATMLVDRKHQSELTPMAELVKEELNLKTLEFIDAPDAYVVYTVKPNFPVLGPKYGKLLGAIGAALGKSDAATLVKELRGSGVIKLDANGTEVILGQEDLEVRVQDREGFAVEMDHGRYIVLNLQLDQALIEEGLAREVVSKVQNMRKTQGLEMTDRIRLSFVSDDEVAAAMEHFREYVMAETLALVLERQPAATGKFEKWDINGHPAEIRVERQAQA; this is translated from the coding sequence CCAACGGGAAGAAACGATGTTGCAAAAATGGCAAGCGGAAAAGATCATCGAACGGAGCGTGAGCGAGCGCGAGGGCGCGCCCCGGTTTATTTTCTACGAAGGACCGCCGACCGCCAACGGCAAACCCGGCATTCACCATGTTTTGGCCCGGACCCTGAAGGATACGGTCTGCCGTTATCAGACCATGCAAGGGTATCAAGTGAACCGCAAAGCCGGCTGGGATACCCACGGCCTTCCGGTCGAGCTGGAAGTCGAGAAGCAGTTGGGCTTCTCCTCCAAACAACAGATCGAGGCTTACGGCATCGAAGGCTTCAACACCAAATGCCGCGAGTCCGTCTTCACCTACGAGCGGGAATGGCGCCGGATGACCGAGCGGATCGGTTACTGGATCGACATGGACCATCCCTATATCACGCTCGATAACAACTATATCGAGTCGGTCTGGTGGATCCTCAAACGCTTCTTCGATGAAGGAATGATCTACGAGGGCCACAAGATCATGCCTTACTGCCCGCGCTGCGGAACGCCGCTGGCCTCCCACGAGGTCTCGCTGGGCTATAAGGACGAGACCATCGATTCGATTTATATCCGGATGAAAGCCGCCGACCGGCCGGACGAATACTTCCTGGTCTGGACCACCACGCCCTGGACCTTGCCGTCCAACGTGGCCCTGGCGGTCAATCCCGAATTCACCTATGTCCGGGCCCGCCGCCCCGAGGACGAGGCCGTCTATATCCTGGTCCGGGAGCGGGTCGAGGCCGTCCTGGGCAAAGAAGCGGAGATCCTGGAGGAATTCAAAGGCGAGGCGCTCTTGGGCCGGGCGTACGAACAGTTTTTGCCGTTCATCCGGACTGATTCCGCGACCGCTTTCAAAGTTTATGGCGCCGATTTTGTCTCCACCGAGGATGGCACGGGCATTGTCCATATCGCTCCGGCCTTCGGCGAGGACGACTATCAGTTGGGCAAGAAATATGATCTGCCGGTGCTCCAGCCCGTCGACAAAGAGGGCAAATTCACGGCCGTCATCACGCCGTGGGCCGGACGGTTCGTCCGGGAGGCCGATAAGGACATTACCCGCTACCTGAAGGCCGAGGGGAAACTCTTCTCCAAAGAGCGGCTGACACACTCGTACCCCTATTGCTGGCGCTGCGACACCTCGCTGCTTTATTACGCGCGGAAATCGTGGTATATCGCGACCACCAAATATAAAGAGCGGCTGATCGCCGCCAACCAAAAAGTAAACTGGTTCCCGGAGCATGTCGGGAAGGGCCGCTTCGGCAACTGGCTGGAGAACATGATCGACTGGGCGATCTCGCGGGACCGCTACTGGGGGACGCCGCTCAACATCTGGCGCTGCGAAACCTGTAACAAACTGACCAGCGTCGGATCCCGGCAAGAACTGGCCGAACGGGCCATCGAACCGGTCGACCCGGCTGCCATCGAGCTGCACCGGCCCTATATCGACGATGTCCATCTCCGCTGCGAATGCGGCGGCCGGATGACCCGCACCACCGAGGTGATCGACTGCTGGTTCGATTCGGGCTCGATGCCGGTGGCACAGTGGCATTACCCCTTCGAGCACCAGGATGATTTCGACCAGCTGTTCCCGGCGGATTTTATCTGCGAGGGGATCGACCAGACCCGGGGCTGGTTCTATTCGCTGCTGGCGATCGGGGCGTTCCTCTTCGGCGAGCCGCCCTATAAGAACGTGCTCGTCAACGACCTGCTGCTCGACAAGAACGGCCAAAAGATGTCCAAGACGCGCGGCAACGCGGTGGATCCATGGCAGATGCTGGAGAAGTACGGCGCCGACGCCACCCGCTGGTACCTGCTGGCGGTTTCGCCGCCCTGGACGCCGACCCGCTTCGACGAGGACGGCTTGAAGGACGTTTCGGCCAAGTTCTTCGGGACGCTTCAGAATGTCTATTCGTTCTTTACCTTATACGCCAACATTGACGGGGCCGATCCGGCCAGTTACCGGATTCCCGAAGCGGAGCGGCCGGAGATCGACCGCTGGATCCTCTCCAAGCTGAATTCGCTGATTGCGGAAGTCCGGGAGGATATGAAGGAGTACGACCTGACCCGGGTGGTCCGGGCGATCCAGAGCTTCCTCATCGACGAGGTCTCCAACTGGTATGTGCGGCGGACCCGGGACCGTTTCTGGGCGTCGGCGATGGACCGCGATAAGCAGGCGGTTTACCGGACGCTCTGGGAAGTATTGCTGGCGGTGGTCAAATTGATGGCGCCGTTCGCGCCGTTCCTGGCCGACGAGATTTACCGCAATCTGATCCAAGGCGCGCCGGGCGCCAAAGATTCGGTTCACTTGGAGCTGTATCCCGAGGCGAACCTTTCGCTGATCGACAAGACGCTGGAAGAGCATATGGGCTTGGTGATCGATCTGGTCTCGCTGGGCCGGGCCGCCCGGAACAAGGTCCAGATCAAGGTGCGGCAGCCGCTCGCGACGATGCTGGTGGACCGGAAACACCAGTCCGAGTTGACGCCTATGGCGGAGCTGGTCAAGGAAGAGCTGAACCTCAAGACGCTGGAGTTCATCGACGCCCCCGACGCTTATGTGGTCTATACGGTGAAACCCAACTTCCCGGTGTTGGGGCCGAAATACGGCAAGCTGCTCGGAGCCATCGGCGCGGCGCTGGGGAAGAGCGACGCGGCGACGCTCGTCAAGGAGTTGCGCGGTAGCGGAGTGATCAAGCTCGATGCCAACGGTACGGAAGTGATCCTGGGCCAGGAGGATCTGGAAGTGCGGGTCCAGGATCGGGAAGGCTTCGCGGTGGAGATGGATCACGGCCGCTATATCGTGCTCAACTTGCAGTTGGATCAGGCTTTGATCGAGGAAGGCCTGGCCCGGGAGGTCGTTTCCAAAGTGCAAAATATGCGCAAGACTCAAGGACTGGAGATGACCGACCGGATCCGGCTGAGCTTTGTCAGTGACGACGAGGTGGCCGCGGCCATGGAGCATTTCCGGGAGTATGTCATGGCGGAGACGCTGGCCTTGGTGCTCGAGCGGCAGCCGGCGGCGACCGGCAAGTTTGAAAAATGGGATATCAACGGCCATCCGGCGGAGATCCGGGTGGAACGGCAAGCGCAAGCGTAG
- a CDS encoding competence/damage-inducible protein A, producing the protein MKAEIVCIGTELLLGQILDTNAAFLAEELAGLGIDLYHKLTVGDNLERIVAALRQAWQRADLLILSGGLGPTQDDLTREAVAALLGEELTPRQAAWEQIVAYFHKMDRPYPESNRRQALFPASGQVIANSFGTAPALWVEREGRVLVALPGVPYELKGIWNESVRERLGRILAAEGNPLLTSRTIRMVGIGESAMEEQVIDLIAAQSNPTIAPYAGRGEVSLRITAKGFREDENWRLIDALTEKVRARLGGYIYGYDQDNLETAIGRLLRERGWRLALAESCTGGLMAHRITNVAGSSDYYLGGVNSYSNELKMAVLGVPESTLAEHGAVSPETARAMAAGIRRLTGAEVGLSATGIAGPGGGTAEKPVGLVYLGVDLPGYSQVERRIFPLDRIGNKESAAQAGLALLWQALRS; encoded by the coding sequence TTGAAAGCGGAAATTGTATGCATCGGAACCGAATTGTTGCTGGGGCAGATCCTCGATACCAATGCCGCCTTTCTGGCGGAAGAATTGGCCGGATTAGGCATTGATTTGTATCATAAGCTGACGGTCGGAGACAACCTGGAACGGATCGTGGCGGCCTTGCGGCAGGCCTGGCAACGGGCTGACTTATTAATCCTCTCCGGCGGACTCGGGCCGACCCAGGACGATTTGACCCGCGAAGCCGTGGCGGCGCTGCTCGGAGAAGAATTAACGCCGCGGCAGGCGGCTTGGGAGCAGATTGTGGCCTATTTTCACAAGATGGACCGGCCTTATCCGGAGAGCAATCGCAGGCAAGCGTTGTTTCCCGCCTCCGGGCAGGTGATCGCCAATTCGTTTGGCACCGCCCCCGCCCTTTGGGTCGAGCGGGAGGGTCGGGTACTGGTCGCTCTTCCGGGCGTGCCCTATGAATTGAAAGGGATCTGGAATGAGAGCGTCAGGGAGCGCTTGGGGCGTATTTTGGCGGCGGAAGGGAATCCCTTGCTGACCTCCAGAACCATCCGGATGGTCGGCATCGGCGAATCGGCCATGGAAGAACAGGTCATCGACCTAATCGCCGCGCAAAGCAATCCGACGATTGCGCCTTATGCCGGCCGGGGCGAGGTTTCGCTGCGGATTACCGCCAAGGGCTTCCGAGAGGACGAGAATTGGCGGCTGATCGACGCCTTGACCGAAAAGGTGCGGGCGCGATTGGGCGGGTACATTTATGGTTATGATCAGGACAACCTGGAGACGGCCATCGGGCGATTGCTGCGGGAGCGCGGTTGGCGGTTGGCGCTGGCCGAGTCCTGCACCGGCGGGTTGATGGCCCACCGGATTACCAATGTCGCGGGGAGTTCCGATTATTATCTGGGCGGAGTCAACTCCTACAGCAATGAATTGAAAATGGCGGTGCTGGGCGTTCCCGAATCGACCCTGGCGGAGCATGGCGCGGTCAGTCCGGAGACGGCCCGGGCCATGGCGGCGGGAATCCGCCGGCTGACTGGCGCGGAGGTTGGACTTTCGGCCACCGGGATCGCCGGTCCCGGCGGCGGAACGGCGGAAAAACCGGTCGGCCTGGTCTATCTCGGGGTGGACTTGCCTGGTTACAGCCAAGTCGAACGGCGGATCTTCCCGCTCGACCGGATCGGCAACAAAGAATCGGCGGCCCAGGCCGGACTGGCGCTGCTTTGGCAGGCGCTGCGGAGCTAG
- a CDS encoding TIGR00282 family metallophosphoesterase, with protein MLKILFIGDIEGRPGRKAVKACLPSLIESEELDLVVANGENAAGGFGITLDIAKELLACGIDVITMGNHTWDNRDIYNVLEHEPRVIRPANYPKGTPGQGYYLAETDKGVLVGVVNMLGQVFLEPLRCPFETADEIVTNLRRKTDLVLLDMHAEATSEKIALGWYLDGRVSAVLGTHTHVTTADERILPQGTGYITDVGMTGPINSVLGINSELVITKFKTKRPVRFEVAEGPVAFNAVLLEVDEFGRTTQIKRIRQDLEN; from the coding sequence TTGCTGAAGATATTATTTATTGGTGATATTGAGGGCCGGCCGGGCCGGAAGGCTGTCAAGGCTTGCCTGCCTTCCCTCATCGAGTCCGAGGAACTCGATCTGGTGGTCGCCAACGGCGAGAATGCCGCCGGCGGCTTCGGAATCACGCTTGATATCGCCAAGGAGCTTCTGGCTTGCGGCATTGATGTGATTACCATGGGCAATCATACCTGGGACAACCGGGATATCTATAATGTCCTGGAGCATGAGCCGCGGGTAATCCGGCCGGCCAACTACCCCAAGGGAACGCCGGGACAGGGCTATTATCTGGCGGAAACGGATAAAGGAGTCCTGGTCGGAGTGGTGAATATGCTGGGGCAGGTCTTTCTGGAGCCGTTGCGTTGTCCCTTCGAGACGGCCGATGAGATCGTGACCAATCTGCGGCGCAAGACCGATTTGGTGCTCCTCGATATGCACGCCGAGGCTACTTCCGAAAAGATCGCCCTGGGTTGGTACCTGGATGGGCGGGTCTCGGCGGTACTGGGCACGCATACGCATGTCACCACCGCGGATGAGCGAATTCTTCCGCAGGGGACCGGGTATATTACCGATGTCGGGATGACAGGTCCGATCAACTCGGTTTTGGGCATCAATTCCGAATTGGTGATTACCAAGTTTAAAACGAAACGGCCCGTCCGGTTCGAAGTGGCGGAGGGACCGGTTGCTTTCAACGCCGTGCTTTTGGAAGTGGATGAATTCGGGAGGACGACACAGATCAAAAGGATCCGGCAAGACCTGGAGAACTAA
- the thpR gene encoding RNA 2',3'-cyclic phosphodiesterase, which produces MRLFIGVWLSPEQREEVAVFIRRLSPESPDWKWTSPANLHFTLRFLGEVDRAAVGPLRLRLQEEARRMRPFTMRLGTAGFFPPAGPPRVFWFGLAEGAAELTGLAARLENACRERSFGPADKPFKPHLTVARAKTHSPGTISFANPLWRAGTLVTGFSLIESQLRPAGPAYRSIADLTFGAKGNHS; this is translated from the coding sequence ATGCGGCTTTTTATCGGAGTTTGGCTCTCGCCGGAGCAGCGGGAGGAGGTCGCCGTCTTCATCCGCCGGCTCAGTCCGGAGAGTCCGGATTGGAAATGGACGAGTCCGGCGAATCTTCATTTTACGTTACGGTTTCTGGGCGAGGTGGACAGGGCGGCTGTCGGGCCGCTGCGCTTGCGGTTGCAAGAGGAGGCCCGGAGGATGAGGCCTTTTACGATGCGCCTCGGTACGGCGGGCTTCTTTCCGCCGGCCGGGCCGCCCCGGGTGTTCTGGTTCGGCCTGGCGGAAGGTGCGGCGGAATTGACGGGATTGGCGGCACGGCTGGAAAACGCCTGCCGGGAGCGGAGTTTCGGCCCGGCGGACAAACCATTCAAGCCTCACCTGACCGTGGCCCGGGCTAAAACCCACTCGCCGGGGACCATTTCCTTTGCCAATCCCCTTTGGCGAGCAGGGACCCTGGTGACCGGCTTCTCGTTGATCGAGAGCCAATTGCGGCCGGCGGGTCCGGCGTATCGCTCGATAGCCGACCTGACCTTTGGAGCAAAAGGAAACCATTCTTAA
- a CDS encoding stage V sporulation protein S produces MDVLKVSAKSSPNAVAGALSGIIREKGIVEIQAIGAGAINQAVKAVAIARGFVAPSGINLVCIPAFTEVTIDGEERTAIKLIVEPK; encoded by the coding sequence ATGGATGTGTTGAAAGTGTCGGCGAAATCCAGTCCGAACGCAGTGGCCGGGGCATTATCGGGAATTATTCGCGAAAAAGGCATCGTTGAAATTCAAGCGATCGGCGCGGGTGCTATCAATCAAGCCGTCAAAGCAGTGGCTATCGCACGCGGCTTTGTAGCGCCCAGCGGCATCAATTTGGTCTGTATTCCTGCTTTTACCGAGGTCACCATCGATGGTGAGGAACGGACGGCGATTAAGCTGATCGTAGAACCAAAATAA
- a CDS encoding regulatory protein RecX, producing the protein MKERTAMDAALRLIGRQPYSERRLRERLSKMGFEAAEIAACLERLTGWGYLNDRAYGVARVELLKRRLKSRAYVKADLAAEGIARELISELLGEHYSDADEIIIARTLLAKRAGAGEIGVKECQKLARAGFAEHTIGRCFQEISTP; encoded by the coding sequence GTGAAGGAACGGACGGCCATGGATGCGGCGCTCCGGTTGATCGGCAGGCAACCCTATTCGGAGCGGCGGCTGCGGGAGCGCTTAAGCAAGATGGGTTTTGAGGCGGCGGAGATTGCCGCTTGTCTGGAACGTTTGACCGGTTGGGGCTATCTGAACGACCGCGCTTACGGTGTTGCCCGGGTTGAGTTGCTGAAACGCCGTTTGAAGAGCCGTGCCTATGTCAAAGCGGACCTGGCCGCCGAAGGGATCGCCCGGGAACTGATCTCCGAATTACTGGGTGAGCACTATTCCGATGCCGACGAGATCATTATCGCCCGGACCTTACTGGCCAAACGGGCTGGAGCCGGGGAGATTGGAGTCAAGGAATGTCAGAAATTAGCCCGGGCCGGTTTCGCCGAACACACGATTGGGCGGTGTTTTCAGGAGATATCTACCCCTTGA
- the recA gene encoding recombinase RecA: MSDKQKALEVALLQIEKQFGKGSIMKLGESADKLNIEVIPTGALTLDLALGVGGVPRGRIVEIYGPESAGKTTVALHMVAEAQRLGGIAAFIDAEHALDPLYAKKLGVDIDNLLISQPDTGEQALEICEALVRSGAVDVIVIDSVAALTPQAEIEGEMGDSHVGLQARLMSQALRKLTAVVSKSNTITIFINQIREKVGVMFGNPETTPGGRALKFYSTIRLEVRKVETLKQGSDIIGSRTKVKVVKNKVAPPFKEAEFDMIYGEGISKTGCVLDMAVDRNIINKSGAWFSYGETRIGQGREAAREFLKKDPALFAEIEKKIRIAVGLLSEDAEVKPESVAAPAKGK, translated from the coding sequence TTGTCCGATAAACAAAAGGCGTTGGAAGTCGCATTATTGCAGATCGAAAAGCAATTCGGCAAGGGCTCCATCATGAAACTGGGCGAAAGTGCCGATAAGTTGAATATCGAAGTGATTCCCACCGGCGCGCTCACCCTGGATCTGGCCTTGGGAGTGGGCGGCGTGCCCCGGGGCCGGATCGTGGAGATCTATGGGCCGGAATCGGCCGGTAAAACCACGGTGGCCTTGCATATGGTGGCCGAGGCGCAACGGCTGGGCGGAATCGCCGCCTTCATCGACGCCGAGCATGCGTTGGATCCGCTATATGCCAAAAAGTTGGGCGTGGATATCGACAATCTCCTCATCTCCCAGCCGGACACCGGCGAACAGGCGCTGGAGATCTGCGAGGCCTTGGTCCGCAGCGGCGCGGTGGATGTGATCGTCATCGACTCGGTGGCGGCATTGACGCCGCAAGCCGAGATCGAGGGGGAAATGGGCGATTCCCACGTCGGATTGCAGGCCCGTCTGATGTCGCAGGCGCTCCGCAAGCTGACCGCGGTCGTCAGCAAATCCAATACCATCACCATCTTTATCAACCAGATCCGCGAAAAAGTAGGCGTCATGTTCGGCAACCCCGAGACCACGCCGGGCGGCCGGGCGCTGAAGTTTTATTCCACAATCCGTTTGGAAGTCCGCAAGGTGGAGACCTTGAAACAAGGTTCGGACATCATCGGCAGCCGGACCAAGGTGAAAGTGGTCAAGAACAAGGTGGCGCCGCCTTTCAAGGAAGCGGAGTTCGATATGATTTACGGTGAAGGCATCTCCAAGACCGGTTGCGTTCTGGACATGGCGGTGGATCGCAATATCATCAACAAGAGCGGCGCCTGGTTCTCCTACGGCGAGACCCGGATCGGCCAGGGCCGTGAAGCGGCGCGGGAGTTTTTAAAGAAGGATCCGGCGCTGTTTGCGGAGATCGAAAAGAAGATCCGGATCGCCGTGGGCTTGCTCAGCGAAGACGCCGAAGTCAAGCCGGAATCGGTTGCGGCGCCCGCCAAAGGGAAGTAA